A window of Helicobacter pylori genomic DNA:
TTAATGTTCCCTATCCCTTTAAAAAACAGCCCGAATGTGGCTTTTAGTTTTTCAGGCTTAAAGAATGCGGTGCGTTTGGAGGTTGAAAAAAACGCCCACCATTTGAATGAAACCACCAAACAAAAGATTGGCTATCATTTTCAAAGCGCAGCCATTGAGCATTTAATCCAGCAAACCAAACGCTATTTTAAAACCAAACGCCCTAAAATTTTTGGTATTGTGGGGGGAGCGAGCCAAAATTTAGCCTTAAGAAAGGCGTTTGAAAATTTGTGCGATGAATTTGATTGCAAGCTTGTTTTAGCCCCTCTGGAATTTTGCAGCGATAATGCCGCCATGATAGGGCGATCAAGCCTAGAAGCGTATCAAAAAAAGCGCTTTGTCCCTTTAGAAAAAGCCAACATTTCGCCAAGAACGCTACTAAAAAAAGGCTTTGAGTGAATAAAGGCAGAAAAGGAGTGCATGGTAAAAATTCTAAAATTTGTCAATTTTGATTTGCGTTTGATAAAATTAACAAAGAAAGCAAGAAGCTAAGCCATAGTGTAACGAAAGCTATTTTTAACTATAGTCCTAGTTTCAGTTTAGTGTCTTTCTTATTTTGGTTTTAATCTTTTTTGGATTTAATGCCACACAAGGGCTAAAATTTGGGGGCGTTATAACGCAAATTTGGGGGATTTATTGAGGTTTTGGCATTAAATGTAATTAAATCATGTATTGGATTTTTTGGAGTGGATTGTTAAATTTTATTAAAGAATTTAGTAAAAATCTTTATTGATTAAGTAAAATTTAAGCTAAATGAGACTACAATCACATTACTTGAAGGGAAGATAGATCCTTAAAGAGTTGGTGGCTCTATAAGGATCTGTAGTTTAGTATAATGGTGTTAAGATCACCATTAAAACTATTACTATAATTAGTAATTTCATAGTTCTCCTTTGTAATCAATTTGTTCATGGCGTGTCTCTCAGCAAGCCATTTTTTATTCAATATCAGCGTTAAAAACTGACATTCTCAAATGGATTGCAATAAACACAGCCACATGTTCTTATTATACTATAAAAAAGCGTTTGTGTTCAAATATTCATAAACATAAGATACTAAATTTTTTCAATGTAAAAAATGATATTTAATTAAACAGAATGAAACTTCTGTGAGTTGCTGATTTCAAGCTAAATTTTTTCGTATCCGCTCACAAAAAGCATCATGTTGCAAAAACCCCAATCAGAGCTAATTTTACGAACAAGTTTTTATAGCGCTTAACAGCATTAATGCATTTACCCCAAACGCTAAAGATGTTTTTTGAATCTCTGTTTGAACGGGTTCAAATCTTTTTGTCAAACAAAGCGTTTTTGAGTTTAGTCAAATTTAATTTTATTTTCGTTATAATCCTAGATTGTTAAGTTTTAGTTTAAAGGGAAAAAATGCTTCGCTCTCTCTATAGCGCTACTTCAGGGATGCTCGCCCAACAAACGCATATTGACACCACTTCAAACAATATCGCCAATGTCAATACCACTGGGTTCAAAAAATCTCGCGCGGATTTTAACGACTTGTTCTACCAAGCGATGCAATACGCTGGCACTAACACCAGCAACACGACCTTATCGCCAGATGGCATGGAAGTGGGCTTAGGCGTGCGCCCTAGCGCGATTACTAAAATGTTTTCGCAAGGCAGCCCTAAAGAAACGGAGAATAATTTAGATGTCGCTATTACAGGTAAAGGCTTTTTTCAAGTCCAGCTTCCTGATGGCACCACCGCTTATACAAGGAGTGGGAATTTCAAGCTAGACGAACAGGGTAATCTTGTAACGAGCGAAGGCTATATTCTCATTCCTCAAATCACTTTGCCTGAAGACACCACGCAAGTAAACATCGGTGTGGATGGCACGGTGAGCGTGACTCAAGGCTTGCAAACGACCTCTAATGTGATCGGGCAAATCACTTTGGCTAATTTTGTCAATCCGGCGGGACTCCATTCTATGGGAGACAATTTGTTTTCAATCACCAACGCTAGCGGCGATGCGATTGTGGGCAATCCGGATTCTCAAGGTTTAGGCAAATTAAGGCAAGGCTTTTTGGAGCTTAGTAATGTGAGATTGGTAGAAGAAATGACGGATCTCATCACCGCTCAAAGGGCTTATGAAGCCAATTCTAAAAGCATTCAAACCGCTGATGCCATGCTCCAAACGGTCAACTCCCTCAAACGCTAATTGGAGCGGTTGCTGTCATTCTTTAATTCTTGTGGCCAGGGTTTTTAAGTTCTTTAACACCGCTTTTTGGGTTATTGCTTGAGTGGTGTTTTCCTTTCATGTAAAAAACAGCTAAAATGGCTAGACCAATAAGAATGCAAAAAGCAATAACTATATACCACATTTTCTTTTTATTTGCTTCTCGTTCTGCTTTCTGTTTTGCTAATCGTTTTGCTTGTTCCGCTCGTTCTGCTTTTAATTTCGTCTCTCGTTCTGCTTTCAATTTTAGGCGTAAGGTGGCAACCAAAACGCATGCCGGCACGGTTACCCTATAAGCCGGTCCTGCAAGATTGATGCCAACTAATG
This region includes:
- the flgG gene encoding flagellar basal-body rod protein FlgG, with protein sequence MLRSLYSATSGMLAQQTHIDTTSNNIANVNTTGFKKSRADFNDLFYQAMQYAGTNTSNTTLSPDGMEVGLGVRPSAITKMFSQGSPKETENNLDVAITGKGFFQVQLPDGTTAYTRSGNFKLDEQGNLVTSEGYILIPQITLPEDTTQVNIGVDGTVSVTQGLQTTSNVIGQITLANFVNPAGLHSMGDNLFSITNASGDAIVGNPDSQGLGKLRQGFLELSNVRLVEEMTDLITAQRAYEANSKSIQTADAMLQTVNSLKR